The DNA region ATGACGTGGCCGACTGCTTCGCCGAGCTGGTGAGCCGCGGCGCGGAGCCGATGTCGCCGCCGAGGTCATTCTCCGATGGCGTCACGAGCGTGGCCTTCGCCGACGTCAGGGGCTTCGGCGACGTGGTGCACCGGCTGGTGCAGCGCGATGGCGAGGGCGACAGCTTTCTGCCGGGCCCGATCGAGATGCTCGAACGCGAGCCCACCGAGCACCCGATGTTCCACAAGATCGACCACCTGGCGATCTGTGTGCCGGCCGGCCAGCTTCAAGCGACCTCGCGGTTCTACCAGCAGGTGTACGGCTTCGCCGAGATCTTCACCGAGTACATCGAGGTGGCCGGCCAGGGGATGAACTCGGTGGTCGTGCAGAGCCCGTCCGGAGGGGTCACCTTCACCCTGATCGAGCCGGACACCGAGCGGCGGGCCGGCCAGATCGATGACTTCCTGCAGTGGCACGCCGGCGCCGGCGTGCAACACGTGGCTCTGATCACCGACGACATCGTCTCCACGGTGGATCGGCTCGGCAGCCGCGGCGTCCGGTTCCTCAGCACCCCGGCCGCCTACTACCAGAGCCTGGAGGCCCGGGTCGGCGCCGTGGACGCGCCGATCGCCGAGCTGAGCCGGCTCGGCATCCTGGTCGACCGCGACCATTGGGGTCAGTTGCTGCAGATCTTCACCGAGTCCACCCATGTCCGGCGCACCTTGTTCATCGAGGTGATCGAGCGGCGCGGCGCCCGCACCTTCGGCAGCGGCAACATCAAAGCGCTGTACGAGGCCAAGGAACGTGAGATGGTGCACGCGCCGACACCGATGGCTGCCGATCCCGACCCCGAGCCGATGGAAGTGTGATGATGTCCAGCAGCGAGTTCAGCCTCACCGCCGAGGAAGCGTCGCTCCTGCCTTCTGAGGAGGACGTCCGGTTCTACGCCGAGCACGGCTGGTACCTGTCCGACAAGCTGTTCAGCGACGACGAGATCGACGCGCTGGTGGCGGCCAGTGACGATTACTACGACGGTGTCCGCGACCACCGGCTGCCGACCCGGCCGGCGAAGTTGGCCTACTGGCGACCCGAGCACGGTGAGGTGCAACGGCACAACGACTACGTGCACTACGAAAGCGACGCGATCGCCAAGATCCTGCGCAAGCCGTTGCTGGGCGCGGTCGCGGCCAGGCTCGCGCAGGCGCCCGAAATCCGGATCTTCCAGTCCACCATGATCTACAAACCACCGGTCGCGGCTGAGCCGACCAATGTGGTTCCCTGGCACTTCGACAAGCATTACTGGGCTTCCTCGACCTCGGAGCGGATGCTCACGGCCTTCTTGCCGTTTCACGACTGCCCTCCGGAGATGGGCACCATCACCATGGTCGACGGCAGCCATCGGTGGCGCGAGATCGGCAACGACGACAGCACGGTGCGGCACTTCGCCGAGCGAGACAAAGCCCAACTGGACGACATGTTGGCCAAGAACGCCGCCTACAACGGCGTCGAGGTGGTCAAGGTCCCGATCACGATTCCCAAGGGGCATATGAGCTTTCACCACTGCCGCACCTACCACGGCAGCGGTCCCAACCTGAGCGACCGCCCGCGCCGGGCGATCTCGCTGCATCTGCAGGACGGCGCCAACGCCTACCGGGAATTCCGGCTCTCCAACGGGACGCTGGCCGGTTACAACCACGACAGCCTGGTGCGGCGCACCGCCGACGGCCGACCTGACTACGCCGACCCGGCCTACTGCCCGACTCTCTGGCGCGACTAGGCCCGGGAAGAAGAATGCCGCTGGACCCGCAGGCACAGCAATGGCGCGAGCGCCGGATCGCCGATCAGGTGCGCCCGCTGTACACCCTGACCCTTGCCGAGGCGCGGGCTGCCGACCTCGCTGAGATCCGGGCCGGCGGCGGTGACCCTGAGCCGGTCCACGAGGTCCTGGATCTGCGGCTGCCCGCCAGTGGTGGTGAGCTGCCGCTGCGGCTGTACCGGCCCTCCGGTCAGGCTGAGCTGCCCGCGCTGGTCTACTTCTTCGGCGGCGGCTGGACTCTGGGCCAGATCGACACCTGCGACGGCATCTGCCGCACGCTGGCCAACGCCGTCGGGTGCGTGGTGATCGCCGCCGGCTACCGGTTGGCGCCGGAGCACAAGTTTCCGAGCGCGGTGCAGGACTGCTATGACGCCGTCAGCTGGATCGCCGAGCACGCCGGGGAACTCGGCGTCGATCCGAGCCGACTGGCTGTCGGCGGTGACAGCGCCGGCGGCAACCTGGCCGCGGCCGTCACGCTGCTGGCCAGGCAGCAGGCCGGCCCGCCGCTGGCCGCGCAACTGCTGGTCTATCCCAACACCTGCTTCGACGCCGACACCCCGTCGATGCGGCAGAACGACGACCCGAGCATGTTCAACCGGCGCTCGGTGGACTGGTACTGGGAGCACTACCTGCCCTCGGCCGCCGAGGGCAAGAATCCGCTGGCCTCGCCGCTGCTGGCCTCTGATCACGCCGGGCTGCCGGCCGCGCTGGTGATCACCGCTGAGTACGACCCGCTGCGTGATGAGGCCGAGGAGTACGCCTCCCGGTTGCGGGCGGCCGGCGTGCCCACCGAGTTGAGCCGTTACGACGGCATGATGCACGGCTTCTTCCTGATGTATCCCCTGTTGAAGAGCGGCCGCCGGGCAGTGGACCAGGCCGTTGACTTTCTGCGAGCCCGGTTGGGGCTGAGCCGGTGACCGAGCCGGCGATGGTGTCGCTGCTCGACTTCGAGGCCCGCGCGAAGGCCTTGCTGCCGGCCGACGTCTGGGACTTCATCGACGGCGGCAGCGGCTGCGAGATCACCATGCGGGCCAACCGGCAGGCGCTGGACTCGGTCTCGGTCTATCCCCGAGTGCTGGGCGGCGCCCTGAGCGGCACCGAGGTGAGTCTGCTCGGCGCCTCGATGGCGATGCCGGTCGCGGTGGCGCCGATGGCCTATCAGCGCCTGGTGCACCCGGCTGGCGAGATCGCGATGGCCGAGGCTGCCTGCCAGGCAGGGATACCGCTGATGCTCAGCGCGCTGAGCAGTTGCGCGGTCGAAGAGGTCGCGCGAACCGGCGCCACGATCTGGTTCCAGCTGTACTGGCTGCGCGAACGACCCAGGTTGGAGCAGTTGATCGAGCGAGCGCAGGCTGCCGGCAGCACCGCTCTGGTGGTCACCCTGGACGTGCCGATCATGGGCCGGCGACTGCGTGATGTCCGGAACCAGTTCGCGTTGCCTGCCGGGGTGACGGCCGCCAACCTCGCCGACGGCCCGGCCAGCAGAGCGCATCTGAGCAGTGTGGGGGAATCGGCGGTCGCGGCGCACACCAGCGAGTTGTTCGGGTCAGCGCTGACCTGGTCGGACCTGCAATGGTTGCGCAGTCGATCGAGTTTGCCGCTCGTGGTCAAGGGTATTCTCGATCCACGCGACGCGGTGCGAGCTGTCGAGGTCGGCGCCGACGCGGTTGTGGTGTCCAATCACGGTGGTCGCCAGCTTGACGGGGCGCCGGCCAGCGTCATCGCGTTGAGCGCCGTCGTGGCCGAGGTCGGCCAGCAGTGCCCCGTGCTTGTGGACAGCGGCATCCGCAGCGGGATGGACGTGCTTCGCGCGCTGGCGCTGGGCGCGTCCGGGGTGCTGGTCGGCCGGCCGCTGCTGTGGGCGCTGGCAGCCGGCGGGGCAGCCGGCGCGGCGCAGGCCTTGTCGCTGCTGGGCGCGGAGTTCCGGGAGTCGCTGATCCTGGCCGGTTGCGCCGATCCGGCGGCCGCTGGACAGCTGCGCACCGACCTGAGCAGTCATCGGTGAGCACCCCTGCCGACCGCCCGCGCAGCGGCGCGCTGCGCACCGAGGAGTTGTTCGGCGCGCTGCGCACCGAGGAGTTGTTCGGCGCGCTGGAGGACCCGGCGCTGAACTCGATGAACTTTCTCAACGAGATCTCTCACCGGTACCCGGATGCGATCTCTCTGGCCGCCGGCCGGCCGGCCGAGCAGTTCTTCCAGACCGACTCGATCGAGCGCTACCTGCGCAGGTTCTGCCTGCACCTGGAACAAGACCTGGGGTACTCCGAGGAGGAGGTGCGCCGCACCCTCTTCCAGTACGGGCGCACCAAGGGGATCGTGCACCACCTGATCGCGGCGAACCTGGCGCTGGACGAAGGCGTCTTCATCGACCCCGAGTCGATCGTGGTCACCGTCGGCTGCCAGGAGGCGATGTACCTGGTGCTGCGGGCGTTGCGCACCGCCGCCTCGGACGTGCTGTTGACGGTGGCCCCGACCTACGTCGGTCTGACCGGCGCGGCCCGGCTGGTCGAGATGCCGGTGCTGCCGGTCGCCTCCAGCAGGGGAGGGGTCGACCTTGACGACCTCCTGCGCCAGATCCGGCAGGCCCGAGCCGCGGGCCTGCGTCCCCGTGCCTGCTACGTGATGCCTGACTTCGCCAACCCGTCCGGCGTCAGCATGGACCTCGCCGACCGCCGGCGGCTGCTGGCCATCGCGGCCGCCGAAGGCATCCTGCTGCTGGAGGACAACCCGTACGGGCTGTTCCCCCACACCGACAGCCAGCGCCAGCCGACCCTCAAATCCCTCGACGAGCAGCGGACGGTGGTCTACCTCGGCTCGTTCGCCAAGACAGCGATGCCCGGCGCCCGGGTGGGCTACGTGGTCGCCGACCAGTCGGTGGTCGATTCCAGCGGCAGGACAGGCCTGCTCGCCGACCAGTTGTCCAAGATCAAGAGCATGTTGACGGTGAACACCTCACCGATCGCCCAGGCTGTCGTGGGCGGCAAGCTGCTGGAGAACGGCTGCAGCCTGCTGGCGGCAACCGAGGGCGAGCGGGCCGTCTACACCGACAACATGCGCGTGATGGTGGAGGGACTGGCGGCGCGGTTTCCCGATGTTGAAGGCGGCGTTGGGCACAATGCGCCGACCGGCGGCTTCTTCGTCGTGGTGACGGTGCCGTTTCGGGTCGACGACGCGCTGCTGGAGCGCTCGGCAGCCGACTACGGCGTGCTGTGGACCTCGATGCACCACTTCTACGAGCCGGGCATGCCGGTGAACGCGATACGGCTCAGCTGCAGCACCGTGACCCCGCAGCAGATCGAGACCGGGCTCGACCGGCTGGCGCGGCTGATCAACGACCAGTTGCGCGGCCGCTGAGGGTGGGGCTCAGCGGATCGGGTCGCCGTCGGTGCGCTCGCTCTGCGCCGTGCGGTCCTCGCGCAGGCGCGGGTCCAGGGTGCTGGCGCGCTCCTGCAGTCGCTGGGCCTCGGCCCGCTCGCGCTCAGCCTCAGCCATCCGCTGCTGGGCGTCACGCTCGTTGTCACTGGCGCGCAACTCGGCTTCGGCGCGTTCCCGCCGGGCCCGTGCGGCCTGCTCCTCGGCCGCTGCCTGGGCCGACTCCGCTCGGGCGGAGCGCTCGTTGGCTTCTTCTAGGTGGTGCTGAGCCTCGACCCGCTTGCGCTCGGTGGCCCGGCCTCGCATCCGGGGCAGCATGACCAGGGCGATCACGGCGAGCACTACGACGATGACGATGACGATGACGAGCGTTTCCATGACAACGTCCCTTCTTGTTGGAAAAGACGTTAACGTCCCGCGCCGTCAGACGCCACCATGAAGGGCCAGAAGCGCTGGCGACCGCCGCCAGGACGGGGTCTAGCCCGCGAGGCCTAAGCGGTCGGCAGCACTCCGGTGCGGCACAGCTGGTCGCTGACGTCGCGGAGCTTGGTGTGGGTGTGCTGGGACGCCTTCACCAGCAGCGCGAACGCCGCGTCCGGGGTCACCCGGTAGCGCTCCATCAGGATGCCCTTGGCCTGGCCGATGACATCGCGGCTGGACAGCGCGGCCGTCATGTTGCGCCGCCACTCATCGCCGGCCAGCGCGAGGGTGATGTTGGCGGCGAAGACGGCGGCCATCGCCTGGGACTCCTCGTCGAAAGCGTCAGGGGTTGCCGAAGCCAGGCTCAGCGAGCCGTAGATCCGGTCCTGGATCATCAAGGGGGTGCACATCATGCTGCCGACCCCTAAAGGAATGGCCCCGGCGGCGAACTGAGGCCAGCGTGTCTCGGTCGCCAGGTTCGCAACCCACACCACGCCCAGCTGCTTGACCGCGTCCAGGCACGGACCTTCACCCACCTCGTTCTGCAGCGCGATGATCTGCGGCGGCAGCGGGCCGGTGACCGCGCAGGCCTCCAGCCGGCTAGGACCAGTGAGAATGACCAGAGCCGCCAATTCGGCGCCCGGGACGATGTCGATCGCGCCCTGAGTGATCACCGTCAGCGGATCGGCGCCGTTGTGGACGGTCAGCGCCAACTCGGTGAGCGCTGCTCCGAACCGGGCGGCGCCACTCTTGCTTTCCTTGCTGACCAGCTGCTGTCCGGCTCGGATGACGGGCGGAGGCTCCGGGGAGGATTGTGACATCTCTACCTGCTCAAGCAGCTCTGACATAGTTCCTCCCGCTCTGGACACACCCGATCGACGCGACTGTCCGTGAAAGCGATGCACATCGACCTGTCACATGTGGCGCCGTCACCGGAGTGTAACCGGAAGCGATTGCGGAAACGAGTGACGCGCTGCGGCCGCCCACCGCTCAGGGGCCGGCTTCGATGCGCTCGCGCATGGCCGTCAACGGCCAGGGGCGACCCTCCTGCCAGCCATAGCGCCAGGGATGCACCGCCTCCACCCACCAGGTGGCCCCGGCGTCGCGATGCTCGGCGTGACGCTCGATCCGTCCGGGGTCATCGCCCTGGGTCTCGCCAGGGACGGCGATGTCATAGGGCGTGTCCGTCCCGGGCGAGGAGGCCGCGCGTAACGAGGCCATCCGGGCCGCGACAGCCGCGGTGTCGGCGACCTCCCAGCCTCCGTCCAGGCGCATCGGCGCCACCCCGTCCCAGCGAGCGGCCCGGCGGAACGGACGCGTCCCGGGCCAGGTGCCACCGACCCAGATCGGAATGCGTGGCTGCTGCAGTGGAGGCGGATAGCAGACAGCCGACCAGTCGGGGCCGGCCGTGCGGTAATGCCGGCCCTGGTGATGGACGGGTTCGCCGGTCCACAGCCGCTCCAACAACTCCAGATGCTCATCGAGCATCTCGCCGCGGATCACCGCCTCGGTTTGCTCGCCGCAGTAATCCCATTCGAAGGGGCCGCCGCCGATGCCGACCCCCAGCACCAGCCGGCCCTGGCTGAGCCGGTCAAGAGTGACGGTCTGACGCGCCACCACGATTGGGCGGCGCCGCGGCAACGGCGTGACCATGGTGCCCAGCCGGATGCGCCGGGTGGCGCAGGCGGCCGCGGTCAGCGCGATCCAGGGGTCGACGACGTCGACCGGGCCGGGAGCGAAGGCGAACAGGTGATCCCAGAGGAAGAAGCCGTCCCAGCCGGCAGCCTCCGCCGAGGCCGCCCAGTCCGCCACCAGAGCAGCATCCAACCCGGTTCCGAAACAGGGGACCGAGACCGCGTGACGCATCCGGCGAACCTACCGCGTGGGCCTGGGTTTCGCGGCGCGGACGGCGTGCGAGTCAGGAGTCGCTGTCGTCGGGTGAGACGTCGTTCTGCCGCTGCTGGAAGTCACAGGAGCCGGGATGCCGCTCGGGAAGCAGGCAGATCCGGCCGGTGGCCAGGTGGGTCATGCCGCAACGGTGCGCCTGAGCCGCCGCGGTGTTGATCTGGCTGTTGTGGCTCTCGGCGCGTATCTCCTCGGACGAGGAGACGATCTTGTCAGGAGAGGTCATGTCGATGCCGTTCTGCCGCTTGTCGGACTACACGGAAGGCCCTCTGGCCAAACGCGGTAGTTGGCACGGGAGGCGCCTGCGCGGCGGTCAGCCTAACCTGCGACCGGTTTCGGCAAGGTGAGCAACAGGTTTCGAGATTGGCGCCTCAGCGGGGCGGTGGCGCGGATCGGTTGATCCGGGTCTTTTCCAGGTGAGCGCTGCGACGAGTCGGCCGAGGTTCACCGCCTCGGCCACTGGGCATTGCTCATCGGCAGACGCCGACCGCGGTCGGCTGTGAGGCATGAGTGGGGGAGGACAAGCAGGAAAACAAGGAGGAAACCATGCGTCGTCGACCTAATGGGCACGCTGACACGCAGGCAGCGCCGCACCGCCAGGCTAACGGTGGTCACCGCTAGCCTGGCGGCCGAGCAGAGCGAGCGGTGAAGCCCGCTCAGGTCAGCGCAGCGGCTGGCTGACTACATGCTGAGCCTGCGGGCCAGCCCGCCCAGCACCGCGTGCGGGCGCTGCTGCTCGCCCGCGTACGCGGTGATGATGACCAACGCGCCGGTCAGGGCCGGTATCGCCCACTGCAGAGCGGTGAGTTGCTTCTGGGCAGCGGCCACCTCGGCCGGGGTTCCGGCGGTCGGCGTCGTGGCGTCAGCGGCCGGAACCGCGTGGTGCTGGGAGACCTTGCGGCCCAGCACCCGGGAGTAACCGGTGGCTGCCAGCGCCGCGGCGGTGACTCCGGTCTTGACCACCGCCATGGTGGCGACGCCGTGCTGGCTTGCCAGCCGATCGCGGTTGTCCAGCAGCTGGCCGACGCTGCCGATCAGGTGCGCGCCGATCGCCGCGGCGTTCACCGGCGTCCAGCGGTCCCATCCGGCGTTGGCCACCGCGCCGGTCGAGCTGGCGTCGCCGGCCTCTGCGGCGGCGGCGTTGAGCGCCACCGCGTTGGCCAGCGTGCCACCGAACCAGGTGGCCAGGCCGACGTCATGCATCGAGCGCGTAACAACATTGAAAAGCACAGGAACTCCAAAAAGGAGAAGCGATGCGCACCTCGCGGCGCACGCAGGATCGCTGCTGATCCGCGGGGCCCAGAGGCCCGTGATCCCACCGTAACCTCCGGGGGCTACCCCGACAACGCCCCTCCACTCACCGGTGGCCGCCGCGCTGCTTATAGACAGCTGCCCGCCGGGCGCCTAGCGTGGAGAGCGGCGGTGAGGGGTGAGCTGAACCCGCCGTCCCCATGAACAGCACTGGGACTTCTCACCGCGACACGACACGGGAGAACGAGCATGAGTGTGGGACGACTGGCGGCGCGTGCCGTCATAGGCGGCCTGTTCATCGGACACGGCACCCAGAAACTGTTCGGCTGGTTCGGCGGCCCCGGCCGTGCCGGCACCGAAGGGATGATGGAGTCCCTGCAGCTGCGTCCGGCCAAGGTGCACGCCACCCTGGCGGGGGTCACCGAGACCGCCGGCGGCGCCATGCTGGTGGCCGGCCTGGGCACTCCGTTGGCGGCTGCCGGCCTGACCGGGGTGATGACCACCGCGATCACCAAGGTCCACCTGCCCAACGGGCCCTGGGCGGCCAACGGGGGCTGGGAGTACAACGCGGTGCTGATCGCCGCGCTGGCCGCGCTGGTCGAGACCGGGCCGGGCGCGCTGTCGCTGGACCACTACCTCGACAGGGAGCGCAAGGGAAGCCTCTGGGCGCTCACCGCGGTGGCTGCCGGTGTCGGCGCGGCGTTCGCCACCATGGCAGCCGGCCAGGCAGGCGCGCCGGCGCCGGAGTTGCAGGCGGTGGCGCCGCTGGCGGCCGAGGGCGACGCCGCCGGTGACCCGAGCACTGTCGGCGCCTGACTCGCGGACTAGTCGAGCGCCGGCAGCTGCTGGTCGGCGTTGAGCAGTGGCCGAAACAGCTCGCCTCGCTCGGCGATCCGGCGCGGGACCTCGCGCATCGCGAAGCCGTCCGGCCTGAGCCCGGGGTCATCGAGGCAGTCCCAGCTGATGGGCATCGACACCGGCGCGCCAGGCGCCGGCCGGGGGCTGTACGGCGCCACCAGCGTCTTGTTGACCGCATTCTGGGTGTAGTCCAGCCGCGCCTTGCCGGCCCGGTCGCGTACCTCCCACTTCCAGCT from Jatrophihabitans sp. includes:
- a CDS encoding DoxX family protein, whose protein sequence is MSVGRLAARAVIGGLFIGHGTQKLFGWFGGPGRAGTEGMMESLQLRPAKVHATLAGVTETAGGAMLVAGLGTPLAAAGLTGVMTTAITKVHLPNGPWAANGGWEYNAVLIAALAALVETGPGALSLDHYLDRERKGSLWALTAVAAGVGAAFATMAAGQAGAPAPELQAVAPLAAEGDAAGDPSTVGA
- a CDS encoding GAF and ANTAR domain-containing protein, which gives rise to MSELLEQVEMSQSSPEPPPVIRAGQQLVSKESKSGAARFGAALTELALTVHNGADPLTVITQGAIDIVPGAELAALVILTGPSRLEACAVTGPLPPQIIALQNEVGEGPCLDAVKQLGVVWVANLATETRWPQFAAGAIPLGVGSMMCTPLMIQDRIYGSLSLASATPDAFDEESQAMAAVFAANITLALAGDEWRRNMTAALSSRDVIGQAKGILMERYRVTPDAAFALLVKASQHTHTKLRDVSDQLCRTGVLPTA
- a CDS encoding alpha/beta hydrolase, encoding MPLDPQAQQWRERRIADQVRPLYTLTLAEARAADLAEIRAGGGDPEPVHEVLDLRLPASGGELPLRLYRPSGQAELPALVYFFGGGWTLGQIDTCDGICRTLANAVGCVVIAAGYRLAPEHKFPSAVQDCYDAVSWIAEHAGELGVDPSRLAVGGDSAGGNLAAAVTLLARQQAGPPLAAQLLVYPNTCFDADTPSMRQNDDPSMFNRRSVDWYWEHYLPSAAEGKNPLASPLLASDHAGLPAALVITAEYDPLRDEAEEYASRLRAAGVPTELSRYDGMMHGFFLMYPLLKSGRRAVDQAVDFLRARLGLSR
- a CDS encoding alpha-hydroxy acid oxidase, which translates into the protein MTEPAMVSLLDFEARAKALLPADVWDFIDGGSGCEITMRANRQALDSVSVYPRVLGGALSGTEVSLLGASMAMPVAVAPMAYQRLVHPAGEIAMAEAACQAGIPLMLSALSSCAVEEVARTGATIWFQLYWLRERPRLEQLIERAQAAGSTALVVTLDVPIMGRRLRDVRNQFALPAGVTAANLADGPASRAHLSSVGESAVAAHTSELFGSALTWSDLQWLRSRSSLPLVVKGILDPRDAVRAVEVGADAVVVSNHGGRQLDGAPASVIALSAVVAEVGQQCPVLVDSGIRSGMDVLRALALGASGVLVGRPLLWALAAGGAAGAAQALSLLGAEFRESLILAGCADPAAAGQLRTDLSSHR
- the hppD gene encoding 4-hydroxyphenylpyruvate dioxygenase, with the protein product MTIFGIDHLELFVGDAQQAAYYFGAAFGLEVAGRGGPETGLFGQRSVLMAHDQVQIMLTSGLYADHSANHYVHQHGDGVAVVAMRVDDVADCFAELVSRGAEPMSPPRSFSDGVTSVAFADVRGFGDVVHRLVQRDGEGDSFLPGPIEMLEREPTEHPMFHKIDHLAICVPAGQLQATSRFYQQVYGFAEIFTEYIEVAGQGMNSVVVQSPSGGVTFTLIEPDTERRAGQIDDFLQWHAGAGVQHVALITDDIVSTVDRLGSRGVRFLSTPAAYYQSLEARVGAVDAPIAELSRLGILVDRDHWGQLLQIFTESTHVRRTLFIEVIERRGARTFGSGNIKALYEAKEREMVHAPTPMAADPDPEPMEV
- a CDS encoding phytanoyl-CoA dioxygenase family protein encodes the protein MMSSSEFSLTAEEASLLPSEEDVRFYAEHGWYLSDKLFSDDEIDALVAASDDYYDGVRDHRLPTRPAKLAYWRPEHGEVQRHNDYVHYESDAIAKILRKPLLGAVAARLAQAPEIRIFQSTMIYKPPVAAEPTNVVPWHFDKHYWASSTSERMLTAFLPFHDCPPEMGTITMVDGSHRWREIGNDDSTVRHFAERDKAQLDDMLAKNAAYNGVEVVKVPITIPKGHMSFHHCRTYHGSGPNLSDRPRRAISLHLQDGANAYREFRLSNGTLAGYNHDSLVRRTADGRPDYADPAYCPTLWRD
- a CDS encoding PLP-dependent aminotransferase family protein, coding for MSTPADRPRSGALRTEELFGALRTEELFGALEDPALNSMNFLNEISHRYPDAISLAAGRPAEQFFQTDSIERYLRRFCLHLEQDLGYSEEEVRRTLFQYGRTKGIVHHLIAANLALDEGVFIDPESIVVTVGCQEAMYLVLRALRTAASDVLLTVAPTYVGLTGAARLVEMPVLPVASSRGGVDLDDLLRQIRQARAAGLRPRACYVMPDFANPSGVSMDLADRRRLLAIAAAEGILLLEDNPYGLFPHTDSQRQPTLKSLDEQRTVVYLGSFAKTAMPGARVGYVVADQSVVDSSGRTGLLADQLSKIKSMLTVNTSPIAQAVVGGKLLENGCSLLAATEGERAVYTDNMRVMVEGLAARFPDVEGGVGHNAPTGGFFVVVTVPFRVDDALLERSAADYGVLWTSMHHFYEPGMPVNAIRLSCSTVTPQQIETGLDRLARLINDQLRGR
- a CDS encoding LLM class flavin-dependent oxidoreductase; translation: MRHAVSVPCFGTGLDAALVADWAASAEAAGWDGFFLWDHLFAFAPGPVDVVDPWIALTAAACATRRIRLGTMVTPLPRRRPIVVARQTVTLDRLSQGRLVLGVGIGGGPFEWDYCGEQTEAVIRGEMLDEHLELLERLWTGEPVHHQGRHYRTAGPDWSAVCYPPPLQQPRIPIWVGGTWPGTRPFRRAARWDGVAPMRLDGGWEVADTAAVAARMASLRAASSPGTDTPYDIAVPGETQGDDPGRIERHAEHRDAGATWWVEAVHPWRYGWQEGRPWPLTAMRERIEAGP